The following are from one region of the Cloacibacterium normanense genome:
- the thrA gene encoding bifunctional aspartate kinase/homoserine dehydrogenase I gives MKVLKFGGTSVANAQNILLVEKIVKKESLENRVVVVVSALSGVTDGLISAAELASTKNEKYTETIKSLEEKHLEFVKNLLPITEQSSWLSFVKKNFNDIEDICNGIYVLGEFTPRIKDKITAYGEFLSSNIIAAKLKSDGLDCVWLDSRNYIKTNSNFTDAKVDFEKTNANFQNYFKENKQQVTLAPGFIASDVDGNITTLGRGGSDYTASIIAAAVNAKELQIWTDVSGMMTADPRLVSNAKIIHKISYQEAMELSHFGAKVIYPPTIQPIMDKNIDLWIKNTFAADDFGTLISHTKTENDNNVAVGISNLSKVALLTLEGSGMIGIPGVSAKLFQCLSQEKINVILITQSSSEHSITVAINESDVEKAQKALNYAFEDDLKLHKIDPVKVEKSLAIIALVGENMKSRSGVSAKLFGGLGNNGVNVRAIAQGSSEKNISVVISDKDVKKAVNVLHEEFFESEIKQVHLYICGVGNVGSKLIQQIYSQNKYLNENLLMNLRVAGLTNSTKMVFNDQGIQEEDFKDALHNGEPSTPHKFAEEIINRNLRNSVFVDVTANAKVVDIYEDLLKKSVSVVACNKIAASSNYENYKNLKNSAKNHNCNFFFETNVGAGLPIIGTINDLMRSGDKITSIQAVLSGTLNFVFNNYDGSRTFSEVVRQAQKEGFTEPDPRLDLAGTDVARKILILAREAGYQLQFDEIENEAFLPAKCMEGSVEDFYQSMTEYEEHFKKLLEEAKAEGKILKYVADFKDGKAKVGLQKISPESDLYHLYGKDNIVIFKTLRYSEQPLVVKGAGAGAEVTASGVFADIVRSV, from the coding sequence ATGAAAGTCCTAAAATTTGGAGGAACTTCGGTGGCAAACGCCCAAAACATACTTTTAGTAGAAAAAATAGTTAAAAAAGAATCGTTAGAAAATAGAGTAGTAGTGGTAGTTTCCGCTTTGTCTGGCGTTACCGATGGTTTAATTTCTGCCGCAGAATTGGCTTCTACTAAAAATGAAAAGTACACCGAAACCATTAAATCTCTAGAAGAAAAGCATTTAGAATTTGTTAAAAATCTACTGCCAATTACAGAACAAAGTTCTTGGTTGAGCTTCGTGAAAAAGAATTTCAATGATATCGAAGATATTTGCAACGGAATTTACGTTTTAGGTGAATTTACGCCAAGAATTAAAGATAAAATTACAGCTTACGGAGAATTTTTGTCTTCAAATATTATCGCTGCGAAGTTGAAATCAGATGGTTTAGATTGCGTTTGGTTAGATTCTAGAAATTACATCAAAACCAACAGCAATTTTACAGATGCAAAGGTAGATTTCGAAAAAACAAATGCTAATTTTCAAAATTATTTTAAGGAAAACAAACAACAAGTTACGCTTGCTCCGGGCTTCATCGCTTCGGATGTTGATGGTAATATTACCACTTTAGGACGTGGTGGTTCAGATTATACGGCTTCTATTATTGCAGCTGCTGTAAATGCTAAAGAATTACAAATCTGGACTGACGTTTCCGGAATGATGACGGCAGATCCTAGATTGGTTTCTAATGCCAAAATTATTCACAAAATTTCTTACCAAGAAGCGATGGAATTGTCGCATTTTGGCGCGAAAGTGATTTATCCGCCTACAATTCAGCCTATTATGGATAAAAATATTGATTTGTGGATTAAAAATACTTTTGCAGCCGATGATTTTGGAACGCTAATTTCTCATACAAAAACTGAAAATGACAACAACGTAGCAGTTGGAATTTCAAATCTAAGCAAAGTAGCACTTCTTACTTTAGAAGGCAGCGGAATGATTGGTATTCCAGGTGTTTCTGCGAAATTATTTCAATGTTTGAGCCAAGAAAAAATCAATGTTATTTTAATTACTCAGAGTTCTTCAGAGCATTCTATTACCGTTGCAATCAACGAAAGTGATGTGGAAAAAGCTCAAAAAGCTTTGAATTACGCTTTCGAAGATGATTTAAAATTACACAAAATTGATCCTGTAAAAGTGGAAAAATCTTTGGCAATCATCGCTTTGGTTGGAGAAAATATGAAGAGCAGAAGCGGTGTAAGTGCGAAACTTTTTGGCGGTTTAGGAAATAACGGTGTGAATGTGAGAGCTATTGCGCAAGGTTCTTCGGAGAAGAATATAAGTGTGGTAATTTCTGATAAAGATGTAAAAAAAGCGGTAAATGTTCTTCACGAAGAGTTTTTTGAATCAGAAATTAAGCAAGTTCACCTTTATATTTGTGGTGTCGGAAATGTAGGTTCTAAACTGATACAACAAATTTATTCTCAAAACAAATATTTGAACGAAAATCTTTTAATGAATCTTAGAGTTGCTGGTTTAACGAATAGTACCAAAATGGTTTTCAATGATCAAGGCATTCAAGAAGAGGATTTTAAAGACGCTTTACACAATGGCGAACCTTCTACTCCGCATAAATTTGCAGAAGAAATTATCAATAGAAATTTAAGAAATTCAGTATTTGTAGATGTTACGGCTAATGCAAAAGTGGTGGATATTTATGAAGATTTATTGAAAAAAAGCGTAAGTGTAGTTGCTTGTAATAAAATTGCTGCTTCTTCAAACTACGAAAATTATAAAAATTTAAAAAATTCTGCAAAAAATCATAACTGTAATTTCTTCTTCGAAACCAATGTAGGTGCAGGTTTGCCAATTATCGGAACGATTAATGATTTGATGAGAAGTGGTGATAAAATTACATCAATTCAAGCGGTTTTAAGTGGAACTTTGAACTTTGTTTTCAATAATTATGACGGAAGCAGAACATTCTCGGAAGTGGTGAGACAAGCTCAAAAAGAAGGTTTTACAGAACCAGATCCAAGATTAGATTTAGCAGGAACAGACGTTGCGCGTAAAATTTTGATTTTAGCACGTGAAGCTGGCTATCAGTTACAATTTGATGAAATAGAAAACGAAGCGTTCTTGCCAGCGAAATGTATGGAAGGAAGCGTGGAAGATTTCTATCAATCGATGACGGAATACGAAGAGCATTTCAAAAAATTATTAGAAGAAGCAAAAGCAGAAGGTAAAATCTTGAAATACGTTGCTGATTTCAAAGATGGAAAAGCTAAAGTGGGCTTGCAAAAAATATCTCCTGAAAGCGATTTGTATCACTTGTACGGAAAAGATAATATTGTGATATTCAAAACATTAAGATATTCTGAGCAACCATTAGTGGTAAAAGGAGCAGGAGCAGGAGCAGAAGTTACTGCAAGTGGAGTTTTTGCAGATATTGTGCGTTCGGTATAA
- a CDS encoding homoserine kinase produces MKNIKLQVPGTVANLVCGFDILGMALNEPFDEMEFKLLDERKIIIRHEDEFHLPTEPEKNVAGVVLQKILEKLENQNIGFEVTINKKIKPGSGLGSSAASAAGAAFGANELLGNIFSKEELVYFAMFGEELASGSRHADNIAPCLFGGITLVKSSEPMDIIPLSSPDLYVSAVHPQVEVKTSDARQILKKNIQMKDAVKQWGNVAGLVAGILKNDNKLISRSLEDVLVEPVRSILIPKFDEVKKQSLVLGALGGGISGSGPSIFMLSETKEIAEKVAEIMQKIYNEIGIENYVYVSKINDQGIRIV; encoded by the coding sequence ATGAAAAATATAAAATTACAAGTTCCGGGAACGGTTGCCAATTTGGTTTGCGGGTTTGATATTCTCGGAATGGCGCTCAATGAACCGTTTGATGAAATGGAATTCAAATTGTTGGACGAAAGAAAAATCATCATTCGCCACGAAGATGAGTTCCATTTGCCAACCGAACCAGAGAAGAATGTAGCAGGAGTTGTTTTACAGAAAATTTTAGAAAAATTAGAAAATCAAAATATCGGTTTTGAGGTTACCATCAACAAGAAAATAAAACCTGGAAGTGGTTTAGGTTCTAGCGCTGCAAGTGCGGCAGGAGCTGCTTTCGGAGCAAATGAATTGTTGGGAAATATTTTTTCTAAAGAAGAGTTGGTGTATTTTGCGATGTTTGGCGAAGAATTGGCGTCTGGTTCTAGACACGCAGACAACATTGCACCGTGTCTTTTCGGTGGAATTACCTTGGTAAAATCTTCTGAACCAATGGATATTATTCCGCTTTCTTCACCAGATTTGTACGTTTCGGCGGTGCATCCTCAAGTTGAGGTGAAAACTTCTGATGCGAGACAAATTCTCAAAAAAAATATCCAAATGAAAGATGCGGTAAAACAATGGGGAAATGTTGCCGGTTTGGTAGCGGGAATTTTAAAAAACGACAATAAATTGATTTCCAGAAGCTTAGAAGATGTTTTGGTGGAGCCAGTTCGCAGTATTTTGATTCCAAAGTTTGATGAGGTAAAAAAGCAGAGTTTAGTTTTAGGAGCTTTGGGCGGTGGAATTTCGGGTTCTGGACCTTCGATTTTTATGTTGAGCGAAACCAAAGAAATTGCTGAAAAAGTGGCGGAAATTATGCAGAAAATATACAACGAAATCGGTATTGAAAACTATGTTTACGTTTCTAAAATTAATGACCAAGGAATAAGAATAGTCTAA
- the thrC gene encoding threonine synthase, with amino-acid sequence MNFYNLKHKEEQLSFKEATIKGQGKDKGLFFPEDISKFSPEFLKNLPNLSDEEIAYQVMKDFAGDEIPEAELRKIVAETIAFDIPLKKVTENISVLELFHGPTLAFKDVGARFMSRCLGYFLKNETRKVTVLVATSGDTGGAVANGFYDVEGIEVVILYPKNRVSPVQEKQLTALGKNIHALEVNGSFDDCQALVKQAFSDDSLTEKLLLTSANSINVSRWLPQQIYYVLALKQWLKNNSESPVICVPSGNFGNICAGILAHHRGLPVKHFIAACNVNDVVPEYLRTEILKPKETVATISNAMDVGDPSNFVRILELFDKEFNQVKNKLSGYTIDDEETLKTIKRVEKDYGYVLDPHGAVAFVALEKYLAENGGKGFFLETAHPVKFPDSVEKATGKSVEIPKSLEELMKQEKFTTEINPQYEELKEFLLKK; translated from the coding sequence ATGAATTTTTACAATTTAAAACATAAAGAAGAGCAGCTTAGCTTCAAAGAAGCAACGATAAAAGGACAAGGGAAAGATAAAGGTTTGTTTTTTCCAGAAGATATTTCAAAATTTAGTCCAGAATTTTTAAAAAATTTACCGAATCTTTCAGACGAGGAAATTGCGTATCAAGTGATGAAGGATTTTGCGGGAGACGAAATTCCAGAAGCTGAACTTAGAAAAATTGTTGCCGAAACTATCGCTTTCGATATTCCTTTGAAGAAAGTAACAGAAAATATTTCGGTTTTAGAACTTTTTCACGGGCCGACTTTGGCTTTTAAAGATGTTGGCGCAAGATTTATGAGCCGTTGTCTTGGTTATTTTCTAAAAAATGAAACTAGAAAGGTAACGGTTTTAGTGGCAACTTCTGGTGATACTGGTGGTGCTGTAGCGAACGGATTTTATGATGTGGAAGGAATAGAAGTGGTGATTTTATATCCAAAAAATAGAGTAAGTCCAGTTCAGGAAAAGCAATTGACGGCTCTTGGAAAAAATATTCACGCTTTGGAAGTAAATGGAAGTTTTGATGATTGTCAGGCTCTGGTAAAACAAGCGTTTTCTGATGATAGTTTAACCGAAAAATTACTGTTAACTTCGGCTAATTCTATTAATGTATCTCGTTGGTTGCCTCAACAAATTTATTATGTTTTGGCCTTGAAACAATGGCTGAAAAACAATTCAGAAAGCCCAGTAATCTGTGTTCCGAGTGGAAATTTTGGGAATATTTGTGCTGGAATTTTGGCGCATCATCGTGGTTTGCCTGTTAAGCATTTTATTGCCGCTTGTAACGTAAATGATGTAGTGCCAGAATATCTTAGAACTGAAATTCTAAAGCCAAAAGAAACCGTTGCTACCATTTCAAACGCAATGGATGTAGGTGATCCAAGCAATTTTGTGAGAATTTTAGAATTATTCGACAAAGAATTTAATCAAGTTAAAAACAAACTTTCGGGTTATACAATTGATGATGAGGAAACGCTTAAAACCATCAAAAGAGTAGAAAAAGATTATGGTTATGTTCTAGATCCTCACGGCGCAGTAGCATTTGTAGCTTTAGAAAAATATTTGGCAGAAAACGGAGGGAAAGGATTTTTCTTAGAAACGGCACATCCTGTAAAATTCCCAGATTCTGTAGAAAAGGCAACGGGAAAATCGGTAGAAATCCCAAAATCATTAGAAGAATTAATGAAACAGGAGAAATTTACAACAGAAATTAATCCTCAATATGAAGAATTGAAAGAGTTTTTGTTGAAAAAATAA
- the folB gene encoding dihydroneopterin aldolase — protein MSSKIILENIKIYAYHGVLPEEKILGTYYIVNAEIVADITKAAETDDLNDTINYALINDIIHAEMKISSELLEHVAGRIIRKIKSEFAQVQKVKVKITKTKPPMKGEMKGVSVEFEENF, from the coding sequence ATGTCCTCAAAAATTATACTAGAAAATATTAAAATTTATGCCTATCACGGTGTTTTGCCAGAAGAGAAAATTTTGGGAACTTATTACATTGTGAACGCAGAGATTGTAGCAGATATTACCAAAGCTGCAGAGACCGATGACTTGAATGATACCATTAACTATGCTTTAATCAACGATATTATTCATGCTGAGATGAAAATTTCTTCAGAATTATTAGAACATGTAGCAGGAAGAATTATTAGAAAAATAAAATCAGAATTTGCTCAAGTTCAGAAGGTTAAAGTAAAAATAACCAAAACCAAACCGCCAATGAAAGGCGAAATGAAAGGAGTAAGTGTAGAATTTGAAGAAAATTTTTAA
- a CDS encoding LIC_10190 family membrane protein — MLIIILSIIIIIPVLAGFGEIFQRIFGKIWSGLSAQLFSGVFFLAMIWQVLAFFIPLNIWVESISLGIGILAFFYFKSYQNFTSFTKNEIFKILLLTIIVAFAGSYYPFILDHFGYYVPSVNWLHEFGLTKGLANLNLIYAQMSVWHIFQAGFSNILDVLLRINVVFLVIYLLYIFEKKAWSLLFISPIFLLFLQSPSPDLPAIALSLIILNEILKGNQNAKLLFAFSVFVFSIKPTMVWLPIFVFLYFLKREHFKFLGLGLVVLGIYIFKNIWVFGYPFFPVQLFDIGVSWLPNAEILKQSSEVAILKTYDLKFTISEIQQFTIWDYIYHWFTLHSYKKYIHIAFVLLMVIYTIFTFVKKQKTLYLLWIAMLLKTIFVLYFSAQFRFFIDVFFVAFVVMVGSKVKEKISLLSFSLGAVIILFLMSFPKILQSQVRSFKLGHYMQGFTVTQLYKPAVFELNSYQTFKIGNLDFNVPNYDLSFDTPQPSISPYSVKKYYEAEIFPQKISENVQDGFVWKKLSPEEKEKLKKIISKF, encoded by the coding sequence ATGTTAATCATTATACTTTCCATAATCATTATTATTCCTGTTTTAGCAGGTTTTGGCGAAATTTTTCAAAGAATTTTTGGGAAAATTTGGTCAGGACTTTCTGCTCAGTTGTTTTCAGGGGTATTTTTCTTGGCAATGATTTGGCAAGTTCTTGCTTTTTTTATTCCGCTGAATATTTGGGTAGAAAGTATAAGTTTAGGAATAGGAATTTTGGCATTTTTTTATTTTAAAAGCTACCAAAATTTTACTTCATTTACTAAAAATGAGATTTTTAAAATACTCTTACTTACCATAATTGTTGCTTTCGCAGGGAGTTATTATCCTTTTATTTTAGATCATTTTGGTTATTATGTTCCGAGTGTGAATTGGCTCCATGAATTTGGTTTAACCAAAGGTTTGGCTAATTTAAATTTGATTTATGCACAAATGTCGGTTTGGCATATTTTTCAGGCTGGGTTTTCTAATATTTTGGATGTTCTTCTAAGAATAAACGTTGTTTTTCTGGTGATTTATCTGCTCTATATTTTTGAAAAAAAAGCATGGAGTTTACTTTTTATTTCACCTATTTTTCTGCTTTTTCTTCAATCTCCTAGTCCAGATTTACCAGCAATTGCGCTTTCGCTCATTATTTTAAATGAAATTCTCAAAGGAAATCAAAATGCTAAACTACTTTTTGCGTTTTCGGTTTTTGTTTTCAGTATAAAACCTACGATGGTGTGGTTGCCTATTTTTGTTTTTTTATATTTTTTAAAAAGAGAGCACTTCAAATTTTTGGGATTAGGACTTGTAGTTTTAGGAATTTATATTTTCAAAAATATTTGGGTTTTTGGCTATCCTTTTTTTCCAGTTCAGCTGTTTGATATAGGAGTTTCTTGGTTGCCTAATGCAGAGATTTTGAAACAATCTTCAGAAGTGGCTATTTTGAAAACCTATGATTTGAAATTTACCATTTCAGAGATTCAACAATTCACGATTTGGGATTACATTTACCATTGGTTCACACTCCATTCATACAAAAAATATATACATATTGCCTTTGTTTTATTGATGGTGATTTACACAATTTTTACTTTTGTGAAAAAACAGAAAACCCTTTATTTATTGTGGATTGCAATGCTTTTGAAAACGATTTTTGTGCTCTATTTTTCAGCACAATTCAGATTTTTTATTGATGTTTTTTTTGTGGCATTTGTAGTGATGGTTGGTTCAAAAGTAAAAGAGAAAATATCATTATTGAGTTTCAGTTTGGGCGCTGTAATTATTTTGTTTTTGATGAGTTTTCCTAAAATTTTGCAATCTCAAGTCCGTAGTTTCAAACTTGGACATTATATGCAAGGTTTTACCGTTACGCAATTGTATAAACCAGCGGTTTTTGAACTGAATTCTTATCAAACTTTCAAAATTGGAAATTTGGACTTCAATGTTCCGAATTACGATTTGAGTTTTGATACGCCTCAACCTTCAATTTCTCCTTATTCTGTAAAAAAATACTACGAAGCAGAAATTTTTCCTCAAAAAATCTCAGAGAATGTACAAGATGGTTTCGTTTGGAAAAAACTTTCGCCCGAAGAAAAAGAAAAATTGAAAAAGATTATCTCTAAATTTTGA
- the aroC gene encoding chorismate synthase: MNNLGNFLTLSTFGESHGIAYGGIITNFPAGIEINFEEIQHQLDRRKPGQSSIVTQRKESDTVQFLSGTFEGKSTGTPIGFVIYNENQKSKDYEHIAAAYRPSHADFTYDQKFGIRDYRGGGKSSARETINWVAAGALAKHILPSTIEIHAYVSSVGDIFCMKPYQDLDFSKIESNDVRCPDEETAEKMISKIKEIKKEGNTIGGTITCVIKNLPIGIGEPVFLKLQAELAKAMLNINAAKGFEYGSGFCGATMTGKEHNDLFNEDFTTKTNLSGGIQGGISNGMDVYFRVAFKPIATILRPQESVDKDGNLVIVEGKGRHDPCVLPRAVPVVENLAAFVLADLFLMNQIRKI, translated from the coding sequence ATGAACAATTTAGGAAATTTTCTCACGCTTTCTACCTTTGGCGAAAGTCACGGAATAGCTTATGGTGGAATTATCACCAATTTTCCAGCAGGAATTGAAATTAATTTTGAAGAAATTCAGCATCAACTTGACCGCAGAAAGCCTGGTCAAAGTTCCATCGTTACCCAAAGAAAAGAAAGTGATACCGTACAATTTCTTTCGGGAACTTTTGAGGGGAAATCTACAGGAACTCCGATTGGATTTGTGATTTATAATGAAAATCAAAAATCGAAAGATTACGAACATATTGCCGCTGCCTACAGACCTTCTCATGCAGATTTTACCTACGACCAAAAATTTGGAATTCGTGATTACAGAGGTGGCGGGAAATCTTCAGCGCGAGAAACCATCAATTGGGTTGCAGCAGGCGCTTTGGCGAAACATATTTTACCCTCAACTATAGAAATTCACGCTTATGTTTCTTCGGTGGGAGATATTTTTTGCATGAAACCTTATCAGGATTTAGATTTTTCTAAAATTGAAAGCAATGATGTTCGTTGTCCAGACGAAGAAACCGCTGAAAAGATGATTTCTAAAATCAAAGAAATCAAAAAAGAAGGAAATACCATTGGCGGAACCATTACTTGTGTTATCAAAAATCTTCCTATAGGAATTGGCGAACCAGTTTTTCTAAAATTACAGGCAGAATTGGCAAAAGCCATGCTGAATATCAATGCTGCAAAAGGTTTTGAGTACGGAAGCGGATTTTGTGGAGCAACCATGACTGGAAAAGAGCATAATGATTTGTTCAATGAAGATTTTACTACGAAAACCAATCTTTCTGGAGGAATTCAAGGTGGAATTTCAAACGGAATGGACGTTTATTTCCGTGTCGCTTTTAAACCAATTGCTACGATTCTTAGACCTCAAGAAAGTGTAGATAAAGACGGAAATTTAGTTATTGTAGAAGGAAAAGGAAGACATGATCCTTGTGTTTTGCCAAGAGCAGTTCCCGTAGTGGAAAATTTGGCAGCATTTGTTCTTGCGGACTTGTTTTTGATGAATCAGATTAGAAAAATTTGA